Proteins from a single region of Haloterrigena alkaliphila:
- a CDS encoding 8-oxo-dGTP diphosphatase produces the protein MIEATLCFPLRNRSDDGTDEVLLIEKRRGLGEGWYNGPGGKRETGETFRECAARETREEVGLEVEPAALEKAGELTFLLDGEGHTNCHVYRTRSFTGEPTASDEARPEWVSVDEVPYDQMWDDDSRWLPGVLEGRTVRGEFRFAGGEPLDEAAFVDHDLEWDVSLESGRDGSP, from the coding sequence ATGATCGAGGCCACGCTGTGTTTTCCTCTGCGGAATCGCAGCGACGACGGGACGGACGAGGTGCTCCTGATCGAGAAGCGTCGCGGCCTCGGCGAGGGCTGGTACAACGGCCCCGGCGGCAAACGCGAGACCGGCGAGACGTTCCGAGAGTGTGCCGCCCGCGAGACTCGCGAGGAGGTGGGCCTCGAGGTCGAGCCAGCGGCCCTCGAGAAGGCGGGCGAACTCACCTTCCTGCTCGACGGCGAGGGACACACCAACTGTCACGTGTACCGAACGCGGTCGTTTACGGGCGAACCGACCGCCTCGGACGAAGCCCGGCCGGAGTGGGTCTCCGTCGACGAGGTTCCCTACGATCAGATGTGGGACGACGACTCCCGCTGGCTGCCGGGCGTCCTCGAGGGCCGGACGGTCCGCGGCGAGTTCCGCTTCGCGGGCGGAGAACCGCTGGACGAAGCCGCGTTCGTCGACCACGACCTCGAGTGGGACGTCTCCCTCGAATCGGGTCGCGACGGGAGCCCGTAA
- a CDS encoding EamA family transporter produces the protein MEYLLWVLLALLAYSVVAPLTSFIMRDVPAAPGLFLATVVFLAIASVVLVLTETADPSFATTAEAGYVYVAGGFLTVGILAYTAALESGPVSVVVPIFGMFIVGSSVLGIVFLDESLTLTRAAGIGCAVLAIVCSAGGEP, from the coding sequence ATGGAGTATCTGCTCTGGGTTCTCCTCGCGCTCCTCGCCTACTCGGTCGTCGCACCGCTGACGAGTTTCATCATGCGGGACGTCCCGGCGGCGCCGGGGCTGTTCCTCGCGACGGTCGTCTTCCTCGCCATCGCGTCCGTCGTGCTGGTCCTGACCGAGACCGCCGATCCGTCGTTCGCGACGACGGCCGAAGCCGGCTACGTCTACGTCGCCGGCGGCTTCCTGACGGTCGGGATTCTCGCGTACACCGCCGCCCTCGAGAGCGGTCCGGTGAGCGTCGTCGTCCCCATCTTCGGCATGTTCATCGTCGGCAGTTCGGTCCTGGGGATCGTCTTCCTCGACGAGTCGCTGACCCTGACCCGGGCGGCCGGAATCGGCTGTGCGGTGCTCGCGATCGTCTGTAGCGCGGGTGGTGAGCCGTGA
- the proS gene encoding proline--tRNA ligase: MSDESQELGITESKSHKPGEWYAEVVQKANLADYAPMGGFIVTKPRGYALWEGIQDALDGWFKETGVDNVYFPLFIPESFLEREKDIVEGFDPEVAWVTQGGHEELEERLAVRPTSESIIAPFMADWTRSHRDLPLRLNQWCSVVRWEATETKPFFRTKEFMWQEGHTAHASNEGAWEEVWTRLGQYERVYEDVLAIPVLRGKKPEHDKFPGADTTTTVEALMPDGKSVQGATSHNLGQSFAEAFDITFVDEDEEERTAYTTSWGLSWRALGALIMTHSDDQGLVLPPTIAPTQVVIVPIWQEDTKDDVLEYSENIADELEDAGFRVELDDRDERNPGFKFNEHELNGIPLRLEIGPYEVEDEEVTMVHRPDNEESVEDREDIADSVDDHLEEIYDKLYDAAEETLEENVREAHSPEDILGTIGKHGGYVKTPWCGDEACEEAIKEKIAAEIVMQPLEDEGGSTAGEVPEPERDECGVCGDPADEIAYFAKSY, translated from the coding sequence ATGAGCGACGAGAGCCAGGAACTCGGGATCACCGAGTCGAAATCGCACAAGCCCGGCGAGTGGTACGCCGAGGTCGTCCAGAAGGCCAACCTCGCGGACTACGCCCCGATGGGCGGGTTCATCGTCACGAAGCCGCGAGGGTACGCACTGTGGGAGGGCATTCAGGACGCGCTCGACGGCTGGTTCAAGGAGACCGGCGTCGACAACGTCTACTTCCCGCTGTTCATCCCCGAGAGCTTCCTCGAGCGCGAGAAGGACATCGTCGAGGGGTTCGACCCCGAGGTCGCCTGGGTGACCCAGGGCGGCCACGAGGAACTCGAGGAGCGCCTCGCGGTGCGTCCGACGAGCGAGTCGATCATCGCGCCGTTCATGGCCGACTGGACGCGCAGCCACCGCGATCTGCCCCTCCGATTGAATCAGTGGTGTTCCGTCGTGCGCTGGGAGGCCACGGAGACCAAGCCCTTCTTCCGGACGAAGGAGTTCATGTGGCAGGAGGGCCACACCGCCCACGCGAGCAACGAGGGCGCGTGGGAGGAAGTCTGGACCCGGTTGGGCCAGTACGAACGCGTTTACGAGGACGTGTTGGCGATTCCGGTGCTGCGCGGCAAGAAGCCCGAACACGACAAGTTCCCCGGCGCGGACACCACGACGACCGTCGAGGCGCTGATGCCCGACGGGAAGTCGGTGCAGGGTGCGACCAGCCACAACCTCGGGCAGAGCTTCGCGGAGGCGTTCGACATCACCTTCGTCGACGAGGACGAGGAGGAACGAACCGCCTACACGACCTCGTGGGGCCTCTCGTGGCGCGCGCTCGGCGCGCTCATCATGACCCACTCCGACGACCAGGGGCTCGTGCTCCCGCCGACCATCGCCCCCACGCAGGTCGTCATCGTCCCCATCTGGCAGGAGGACACCAAGGATGACGTTCTCGAGTACTCCGAGAACATCGCCGACGAACTCGAGGACGCCGGCTTCCGCGTCGAACTCGACGACCGCGACGAGCGCAATCCCGGCTTCAAGTTCAACGAGCACGAACTCAACGGCATTCCCCTCCGACTGGAGATCGGCCCCTACGAGGTCGAAGACGAGGAGGTCACGATGGTCCACCGGCCGGACAATGAGGAGTCCGTCGAGGACCGGGAGGACATCGCCGACAGCGTCGACGACCACCTCGAGGAGATCTACGACAAACTGTACGACGCGGCCGAGGAGACCCTCGAGGAGAACGTCCGCGAGGCCCACAGCCCCGAGGACATTCTCGGGACGATCGGCAAACACGGCGGCTACGTGAAGACGCCGTGGTGTGGCGACGAAGCCTGCGAGGAGGCCATCAAGGAGAAGATCGCCGCCGAGATCGTCATGCAACCCCTCGAGGACGAGGGCGGATCGACGGCCGGCGAGGTCCCCGAACCCGAGCGCGACGAGTGTGGCGTCTGCGGCGATCCCGCCGACGAGATCGCGTACTTCGCGAAATCGTATTAG
- a CDS encoding EamA family transporter, whose amino-acid sequence MSRRYLLLSVVAFAAYSLVAPLLKVAMETIPSTTAVFMSNAVMLALIGALMAVRGTSPRPYLSHPKTSYIVAWGTLLAVGLLAYYRALALGPVSVVVPVYGLFIALSSIIGIVALEETLTVRKGLGIAFAVLAVVLMSL is encoded by the coding sequence GTGAGTCGCCGCTATCTGCTGCTCTCGGTGGTCGCGTTCGCCGCCTACAGCCTGGTCGCGCCGCTGCTAAAAGTCGCGATGGAGACGATTCCGAGCACGACCGCGGTCTTCATGTCGAACGCCGTCATGCTCGCACTGATCGGCGCCCTGATGGCCGTCCGGGGGACGTCGCCCCGGCCGTACCTCTCGCATCCGAAGACGTCGTACATCGTCGCCTGGGGGACACTGCTCGCCGTCGGCTTGCTGGCCTACTACCGGGCGCTGGCGCTCGGCCCGGTGAGCGTCGTCGTCCCGGTGTACGGCCTGTTCATCGCGCTCAGTTCGATCATCGGCATCGTCGCGCTCGAGGAGACCCTGACCGTTAGGAAGGGGCTGGGAATCGCGTTCGCCGTGCTCGCGGTCGTTCTCATGTCGCTCTGA
- a CDS encoding quinone oxidoreductase family protein → MKAIEVIEYGDSDALEVVDADLPDPNAGEVRIEVEAAGINFADIMQRRGVYPGGPDAPYVPGMEAAGTIDAVGEGVDDVSEGDRVVAMLDTGGYAEYVTANAAMLFPIPEGTSFDGAAGFPVQFLTAHSCLFEWGGLEAGETVLIQAAAGGVGTAAVQLASNAGAEVFGTASTHEKLDLAADLGCDHPINYTETDFREVVDEETDGEGIDLVLESVGDDVFERSLDAMSHFGRMVTYGVASGVPGEVENRRLLFENKTIKGYHLGQAFAHDPDRVLKAVPELTEGLTSGDFEVILGESFALEDAAAAHQYIEDRKSSGKVVLKP, encoded by the coding sequence ATGAAAGCGATCGAAGTGATCGAGTACGGTGACAGCGACGCGCTCGAGGTCGTCGACGCCGACCTGCCGGACCCGAACGCGGGCGAGGTCCGCATCGAGGTCGAAGCGGCGGGCATCAACTTCGCGGACATCATGCAGCGCCGCGGGGTCTACCCCGGCGGTCCCGACGCACCCTACGTCCCCGGGATGGAGGCCGCTGGGACGATCGACGCGGTCGGCGAGGGCGTCGACGACGTCTCGGAAGGCGACCGCGTCGTCGCGATGCTGGACACCGGCGGCTACGCGGAGTACGTCACCGCCAACGCCGCGATGCTCTTCCCGATTCCGGAGGGGACGAGTTTCGACGGGGCCGCCGGCTTCCCCGTCCAGTTCCTCACCGCCCACTCCTGTCTGTTCGAGTGGGGCGGCCTCGAGGCGGGCGAGACGGTGCTGATCCAGGCCGCCGCGGGCGGCGTCGGCACGGCTGCCGTCCAATTGGCCTCGAACGCCGGCGCGGAGGTGTTCGGCACCGCCAGCACCCACGAGAAACTCGACCTCGCGGCCGACCTCGGCTGCGATCACCCGATCAACTACACCGAGACGGACTTCCGCGAGGTCGTGGACGAGGAGACCGACGGCGAGGGCATCGACCTCGTCCTCGAGAGCGTCGGCGACGACGTCTTCGAGCGCAGCCTCGACGCGATGAGCCACTTCGGCCGGATGGTCACCTACGGCGTCGCCAGCGGCGTCCCCGGCGAGGTCGAGAACCGGCGCCTCCTCTTCGAGAACAAGACCATCAAGGGGTACCACCTCGGACAGGCGTTCGCGCACGATCCGGACCGCGTGCTGAAGGCCGTCCCGGAGCTCACCGAGGGGCTGACGAGCGGCGACTTCGAGGTGATCCTCGGCGAGTCGTTCGCGCTCGAGGACGCCGCGGCGGCCCACCAGTACATCGAGGATCGCAAGAGTTCGGGGAAGGTCGTGCTGAAACCCTGA
- a CDS encoding YihY/virulence factor BrkB family protein: MSTVGSVVALARDRNLTFLAAGIAYYAFVSTIPLLLLAVTIASFVGGQALADRVASMLSQQLSSSGQQMVSQALTNPSGRAAASVVGFLGVVWSALKLFRGLDQAFDELYADEIDASLLGQIRDAIVVVIGIALAVVLVVAVGAALSILNLQIPFANVLGSLVLIVVLAIAFLPIYYVLPPVSVSIGEVIPGTIVAAIGWVLLQVGFRIYAANAGRYAAYGVIGAVLLFVTWLYFGSIVILLGAAVNAVRRGATTNTT; the protein is encoded by the coding sequence ATGTCGACCGTTGGATCCGTCGTCGCGCTCGCGAGGGATCGGAATCTCACGTTTCTGGCGGCGGGAATCGCCTACTACGCGTTCGTCTCGACGATCCCGCTGCTACTGCTCGCCGTGACGATCGCGTCGTTCGTCGGGGGGCAGGCGCTGGCCGATCGCGTGGCCAGCATGCTCAGTCAGCAGCTTTCGTCCTCGGGGCAGCAGATGGTGTCACAGGCGCTCACCAACCCGTCCGGTCGGGCGGCCGCGTCCGTGGTCGGGTTCCTCGGTGTCGTGTGGAGCGCGCTGAAACTCTTTCGCGGCCTCGATCAGGCGTTCGACGAGCTCTACGCGGACGAGATCGACGCCTCGCTGCTGGGCCAGATCCGGGACGCCATCGTCGTCGTTATCGGCATCGCGCTCGCCGTCGTGCTCGTCGTCGCCGTCGGCGCCGCGCTCTCGATACTGAACCTGCAGATCCCGTTCGCTAACGTGCTCGGGTCGCTCGTGCTGATCGTCGTCCTGGCGATCGCGTTCCTGCCGATATACTACGTGCTGCCGCCGGTGAGCGTATCGATCGGCGAAGTGATTCCGGGGACGATCGTCGCCGCTATCGGCTGGGTGCTGCTCCAGGTCGGGTTCCGAATCTACGCGGCCAACGCCGGCCGGTACGCGGCCTACGGCGTGATCGGCGCCGTGCTGCTGTTCGTCACGTGGCTGTACTTCGGCAGCATCGTGATACTGCTGGGCGCGGCGGTGAACGCCGTCCGCCGGGGGGCGACGACGAACACGACGTAG
- a CDS encoding UvrD-helicase domain-containing protein: MAEERRERRPDHGGSRVGDEGSDGDLEPKGNQRAVIESRAACTSVDAGAGTGKTTTMLMRIERAIERGDVDPEDVLVLTFANEAAGSIREAVAERLDPAAAAAIDVYTYHSFCYRLVREYAYYLGYSPEFDVVTERTRRRMVGRLLAENDYGFATAAGRSDGSPEDLTAAVDGFIRAMSQEDVTPDELQERLPAVRTLELCNEFVLWLERTASEELSFDNAALRYFNADDHLEAGRESLVDYGKLLEYCREKIAEAPAEFREDDVVRDVDRYLRVLQECVTNAIDVLSLEDPTTKQLPRALFGNEIWREATNRIEQSPFGRLKHYVEFMRLARHYADVYADYHDALEAERALDFDELVRTATGLLDDPAIAGEITGQWEQVYCDEFQDTDETQFALITELTDGPDRPDLLAIGDKDQAIYGWRGTDREGLDRLADAYDDHEAIELELNFRSRQEILDLTNHCDYGPQSSKTLREVGRTPGEYRADGNSAGESEDAALEGSADDEAATDDADRAVTNGDPANPPDRVVKIESARVGPSTAEQVATTVSRLLNGEAENVPQRSLEDIAVIVRTNRHAQSVAEELRDLQIPYEISGSPRGEISPGVRTLLSYFRVLVDPTADAHLRRVLLYRYRLPESDLATLQRRDGSLYDAVIDDGSEGESDASLEHPERVERARGHLAALEHLRDVYPLSGFVRRFREVTRLEWFLTSEEREELERIERFVEAYTGDSVIQTLTPSFVDALERTLRGGESERTRGTQSTDSIDVMTVHQAKGLEFDTVLVPYLSDEEWCVERDYARRARYRLLAAMLDDDVDSPLLADLAAETVGEEWRVLHVALTRAENHLFVFGSEYDYDGEEGDLAASTADACLADEIEWSVAGRRMNLWSSLRESFERVRETYPGTVADRTEEIELSAGVSPGTITYYADYGDRPVEPLETREAIETVHRLGRLLRDGTLLPAADAASHGGNEAGDRGESGRGGRDGSRDEGGGRNGGGGGTAASRSRRRVPTGRQLSALTPDTVRFPVETLANAAELPAALRHSYSAMETHDTCPRKHYLDHVVRAFDDPAAGTGAGMGTGVGSQGTRAETPSEPGSRLVGTVFHDVAEEAFYREYRTREAWREAAVRQLTARDLLEHREAVLACIDRFFEADAPAFDAPVADWEPLAAELPFALADVADVRGDVVGYVDSIRRTPDGGLAVLDYKATAERIAPADATQLALYARACQRRFDDPIAAVGYVYVGDVEGPRVDLIDPDDLPPWSAVRETLEAVDAPSFGETTPGDHCRYCPHRSLGCGPDGVVEAADIEVSSDD; the protein is encoded by the coding sequence ATGGCTGAAGAGCGGCGGGAGCGGCGACCGGACCACGGCGGCTCACGAGTGGGCGACGAGGGCAGCGATGGCGACCTCGAGCCGAAGGGCAACCAGCGGGCCGTCATCGAGAGCCGCGCGGCCTGCACCTCCGTCGACGCCGGCGCGGGGACGGGGAAGACGACGACGATGCTCATGCGGATCGAACGCGCGATCGAGCGCGGCGACGTCGACCCGGAGGACGTGCTGGTGTTGACCTTCGCCAACGAGGCCGCCGGGAGCATCCGCGAGGCCGTCGCCGAGCGCCTCGATCCCGCGGCCGCCGCGGCGATCGACGTCTACACCTACCACTCCTTCTGTTACCGGCTGGTCCGGGAGTACGCCTACTACCTGGGCTACTCGCCGGAGTTCGACGTCGTCACCGAGCGCACGCGCCGACGGATGGTCGGCCGACTGCTCGCCGAGAACGACTACGGCTTCGCGACCGCGGCCGGGCGAAGCGACGGCTCGCCCGAGGACCTCACCGCCGCCGTCGACGGCTTCATCCGGGCGATGAGTCAGGAGGACGTCACGCCCGACGAGTTACAGGAGCGATTGCCCGCGGTGCGCACCCTCGAACTCTGCAACGAGTTCGTCCTCTGGCTGGAGCGCACGGCGAGCGAGGAGCTTTCCTTCGACAACGCGGCACTGCGCTACTTCAACGCCGACGACCACCTCGAGGCCGGCCGGGAGTCGCTGGTCGACTACGGCAAACTCCTCGAGTACTGCCGCGAGAAGATCGCGGAGGCCCCCGCCGAGTTCCGCGAGGACGACGTGGTCCGCGACGTCGACCGCTACCTCCGGGTGCTCCAGGAGTGCGTGACGAACGCGATCGACGTCCTGTCGCTCGAGGATCCCACGACGAAACAGCTTCCGCGCGCCCTGTTCGGCAACGAGATCTGGCGGGAGGCCACGAACCGGATCGAGCAGAGCCCGTTCGGCCGCCTGAAACACTACGTCGAGTTCATGCGCCTCGCGCGCCACTACGCCGACGTCTACGCCGATTACCACGACGCCCTCGAGGCCGAGCGCGCGCTGGACTTCGACGAACTGGTGCGGACGGCGACGGGGCTGTTGGACGATCCGGCGATCGCCGGCGAGATCACGGGCCAGTGGGAGCAGGTCTACTGCGACGAGTTCCAGGACACCGACGAGACGCAGTTCGCGCTGATCACCGAACTCACGGACGGCCCCGATCGGCCCGACCTGCTCGCCATCGGCGACAAGGATCAGGCCATCTACGGCTGGCGGGGCACCGACCGCGAAGGGCTGGATCGACTCGCGGACGCCTACGACGACCACGAGGCGATCGAACTCGAACTCAACTTCCGCTCGCGCCAGGAGATCCTCGACCTCACGAACCACTGCGATTACGGCCCGCAGTCCTCGAAGACGCTCCGCGAGGTCGGCCGGACGCCCGGTGAGTACCGGGCCGACGGGAATTCGGCGGGAGAATCGGAGGACGCCGCGCTCGAGGGAAGTGCTGACGACGAGGCGGCGACCGACGACGCCGACAGAGCGGTGACGAACGGCGATCCCGCCAATCCACCGGATCGCGTCGTCAAGATCGAGAGCGCCCGCGTGGGCCCGTCGACGGCCGAACAGGTCGCGACCACCGTCTCGCGGCTACTGAACGGCGAGGCCGAGAACGTCCCCCAGCGCTCGCTCGAGGACATCGCGGTCATCGTTCGGACCAACCGCCACGCGCAGTCGGTCGCCGAGGAACTGCGGGACCTCCAGATCCCCTACGAGATTTCGGGCTCCCCCCGCGGCGAGATTTCGCCCGGCGTCCGGACGCTGCTCTCGTACTTCCGCGTGCTCGTCGATCCGACCGCGGATGCCCACCTCCGGCGCGTGTTGCTCTACCGGTATCGGCTCCCGGAGAGCGACCTCGCGACGCTCCAGCGACGGGACGGATCGCTGTACGACGCGGTGATAGACGACGGGTCGGAGGGCGAATCCGACGCGAGCCTCGAGCACCCCGAGCGCGTCGAACGGGCCCGGGGCCACCTCGCGGCGCTCGAGCACCTGCGAGACGTCTACCCGCTGTCGGGGTTCGTCCGTCGGTTCCGCGAGGTGACCCGCCTCGAGTGGTTCCTGACGAGCGAGGAGCGCGAGGAACTCGAGCGGATCGAGCGGTTCGTCGAGGCCTACACCGGTGACTCGGTGATACAGACGCTGACGCCGTCGTTCGTCGACGCGCTCGAGCGGACGCTGCGGGGCGGCGAGAGCGAACGCACCCGCGGCACCCAGTCGACGGACTCGATCGACGTCATGACGGTCCACCAGGCCAAGGGGCTGGAGTTCGACACGGTGCTCGTCCCCTACCTCTCCGACGAGGAGTGGTGCGTCGAGCGCGATTACGCCCGGCGGGCCAGGTACAGACTGCTCGCGGCGATGCTGGACGACGACGTCGACTCGCCGCTGCTGGCGGATCTGGCGGCCGAGACCGTCGGCGAGGAGTGGCGGGTGCTTCACGTCGCGCTCACCCGCGCCGAGAACCACCTGTTCGTCTTCGGCTCCGAGTACGACTACGACGGCGAGGAGGGCGATCTGGCGGCCTCGACCGCCGACGCCTGCCTCGCCGACGAGATCGAGTGGTCGGTCGCCGGCCGGCGAATGAACCTCTGGTCGTCGCTCCGGGAGAGTTTCGAGCGGGTGCGCGAGACCTACCCCGGGACCGTCGCCGACCGGACCGAGGAGATCGAGCTCTCGGCCGGCGTCAGCCCGGGGACGATCACCTACTACGCCGACTACGGCGACCGACCGGTCGAACCCCTCGAGACGCGGGAGGCCATCGAGACGGTCCACCGACTCGGGCGGCTGCTGCGCGACGGGACGCTGCTCCCCGCGGCCGACGCGGCGAGTCACGGCGGCAACGAAGCCGGGGACAGAGGCGAAAGCGGGCGCGGAGGCAGGGACGGGAGCAGGGACGAGGGCGGGGGCAGGAACGGGGGCGGGGGCGGGACCGCGGCCAGTCGCTCGAGGCGTCGGGTACCGACCGGTCGCCAGCTCTCGGCGCTGACGCCCGACACCGTCCGGTTCCCCGTCGAGACGCTCGCGAACGCCGCCGAGTTGCCGGCCGCGTTGCGCCACAGCTACTCGGCGATGGAGACCCACGACACGTGCCCGCGAAAACACTACCTCGATCACGTCGTGCGGGCGTTCGACGACCCCGCGGCGGGAACGGGAGCGGGAATGGGCACGGGAGTCGGTTCGCAGGGAACTCGAGCGGAGACACCGTCCGAACCCGGCTCGCGGCTCGTCGGTACCGTCTTCCACGACGTCGCCGAGGAGGCCTTCTACCGCGAGTACCGGACCCGGGAGGCGTGGCGCGAGGCCGCCGTCCGACAGCTCACCGCGCGGGATCTGCTCGAGCACCGCGAGGCCGTCCTCGCCTGTATCGATCGCTTCTTCGAGGCCGACGCGCCGGCGTTCGACGCGCCGGTCGCCGACTGGGAGCCGCTGGCCGCGGAACTCCCCTTCGCGCTCGCGGACGTCGCCGACGTGCGCGGCGACGTCGTGGGCTACGTGGACTCGATCCGGCGGACCCCCGACGGCGGCCTCGCGGTGCTCGACTACAAGGCGACGGCCGAGCGGATCGCCCCCGCCGACGCGACGCAACTCGCGCTGTACGCCCGGGCCTGCCAGCGGCGGTTCGACGACCCCATCGCGGCGGTCGGCTACGTCTACGTCGGCGACGTCGAGGGGCCGCGCGTCGACCTCATCGATCCCGACGACCTGCCGCCGTGGTCGGCGGTTCGGGAGACGCTCGAGGCGGTCGACGCGCCGTCGTTCGGCGAGACGACGCCGGGCGACCACTGTCGGTACTGCCCGCACCGGTCGCTGGGGTGTGGGCCCGACGGGGTCGTCGAGGCGGCCGATATCGAGGTTTCAAGCGATGACTGA